From Bacillota bacterium, the proteins below share one genomic window:
- a CDS encoding serine protease, giving the protein MGKATGWGRHLRPFLVAAALVGLVGFGGPPGRLPAAAGVAPAGAAGSGQALGGRLVVLRATPYARRTTPTPSQVGVEVDYTLGGRPGSRTGTGTVVAAPLPGQPRRILVVTAAHVLGPAGSSWQDVAVHLPSSSLALPATRVFVADGLDLAVLEVPSLDPNLVEPLALPQAGAGGAGVVPAAGALGEIDCVRGPAWTFQSFPVGFRGGPLASGAEGTTVATEAPAALPGCSGGALFELPAAGGLLESRWLGLLTRVGGGGSASLSYVPAADVAGAVAAYDRAVGAAAPAGDAAAPLR; this is encoded by the coding sequence ATGGGAAAGGCGACAGGCTGGGGTCGCCACCTCCGGCCCTTCCTCGTGGCGGCGGCGCTGGTGGGACTGGTGGGCTTCGGGGGGCCGCCGGGGCGGCTGCCGGCAGCGGCCGGGGTCGCGCCGGCAGGCGCGGCGGGCTCCGGGCAGGCGCTGGGCGGCCGCCTGGTCGTGCTCCGCGCCACGCCCTACGCCCGCCGCACGACGCCCACCCCCAGCCAGGTGGGGGTGGAGGTCGACTATACGCTCGGCGGCCGCCCGGGAAGCCGGACGGGCACCGGGACCGTGGTGGCGGCCCCGCTTCCCGGTCAGCCGCGAAGGATCCTGGTGGTGACGGCGGCGCACGTCCTCGGGCCGGCCGGCTCCAGCTGGCAGGACGTGGCCGTCCATCTCCCCTCCTCCAGCCTGGCGCTGCCGGCGACGCGCGTCTTCGTCGCCGACGGCCTCGACCTGGCGGTGCTGGAGGTACCCTCCCTCGACCCCAACCTGGTGGAGCCGCTGGCCCTGCCCCAGGCCGGTGCCGGCGGTGCGGGCGTGGTGCCCGCGGCCGGCGCCCTGGGCGAGATCGACTGCGTGCGGGGGCCGGCCTGGACCTTCCAGTCCTTCCCGGTCGGCTTCCGCGGAGGCCCCCTGGCCTCCGGCGCGGAGGGGACGACCGTGGCGACGGAGGCGCCGGCGGCGCTCCCGGGCTGCTCGGGCGGCGCCCTCTTCGAGTTGCCGGCCGCCGGCGGCCTGCTGGAGAGCCGCTGGCTGGGCCTCCTGACCCGGGTCGGCGGCGGCGGTTCCGCCTCGCTCAGCTACGTGCCCGCCGCCGACGTGGCCGGGGCGGTGGCCGCCTACGACCGGGCCGTGGGCGCGGCCGCGCCGGCCGGCGACGCTGCCGCTCCCCTGCGCTGA
- a CDS encoding DUF2249 domain-containing protein, with product MSGEARERLRTLDVREELRAGREPLGRILETVRGLEEGEGLRLLATFEPLPLYRVLEARGFTHRARRLGEGDWEVLFLPAGTAGGEPARGRAAAGGAKADEEWPEPVRRLDNRGLEPPEPMMRILEALEGMEPGEVLEAINEREPVFLYPELEARGHAIRSERRADGVRLLVRRGPGAGGEAREAR from the coding sequence ATGTCGGGAGAGGCGAGGGAGCGGCTCAGGACGCTGGACGTGCGCGAGGAACTGCGCGCGGGCCGCGAGCCGCTGGGGCGGATCCTGGAGACCGTGCGCGGCCTCGAGGAAGGCGAGGGGCTCCGCCTGCTGGCCACCTTCGAGCCGCTGCCGCTCTACCGGGTGCTGGAGGCGCGCGGCTTCACCCACCGCGCGAGACGCCTCGGGGAGGGCGACTGGGAGGTGCTCTTTCTGCCTGCCGGAACGGCTGGCGGGGAGCCTGCGCGGGGGCGGGCGGCGGCCGGCGGCGCGAAGGCGGACGAGGAGTGGCCGGAGCCGGTACGACGGCTCGACAACCGCGGGCTCGAGCCGCCGGAGCCCATGATGCGGATCCTGGAGGCGCTGGAGGGCATGGAGCCGGGCGAGGTGCTGGAGGCCATCAACGAGCGCGAACCGGTCTTTCTCTACCCGGAGCTGGAGGCGCGCGGCCACGCCATCCGCAGCGAGCGGCGCGCGGACGGCGTGCGGCTGCTCGTCCGGCGCGGGCCGGGCGCCGGCGGTGAGGCCAGGGAGGCGAGGTGA
- a CDS encoding metal-sulfur cluster assembly factor, with protein MEGEGGRRPAAADERLLAALWEALRDVFDPELGYNVVDLGLVYGLEAGEGRVRVVMTMTTPGCPAGDMIEDGVRQRLLQVPGVEQVEVRVVWSPPWTPEMMSDDAKRYFGIA; from the coding sequence ATGGAGGGCGAGGGCGGGAGGCGGCCGGCGGCCGCGGACGAGCGCCTGCTGGCCGCCCTCTGGGAGGCGCTCCGCGACGTCTTCGACCCGGAGCTCGGCTACAACGTGGTCGACCTGGGTCTCGTCTACGGCCTCGAGGCCGGGGAGGGGCGCGTCCGGGTGGTCATGACCATGACCACGCCCGGCTGCCCGGCCGGCGACATGATCGAGGACGGCGTCCGCCAGAGGCTCTTGCAGGTGCCGGGGGTGGAGCAGGTGGAGGTGCGGGTGGTCTGGTCGCCGCCCTGGACCCCCGAGATGATGAGCGACGATGCCAAGCGCTACTTCGGCATCGCCTGA
- a CDS encoding Mrp/NBP35 family ATP-binding protein codes for MERNEALRALAGLKADGVDPLAEGYVQDVLIERHADGDRVAVLVDEVWQGRRPSGEALEAIRRRLEGRPGVAGVRVVPRSRELAERARQAARPAARPRPRVPAGAKLLAVASGKGGVGKSTVSVNLAVALARRGVRTALLDCDIYGFSVPSLMGLGGSPEVREGRIVPLEAHGVQVVSMDFFVRQNQPVIWRGPMLGNALRQLMGESLWSEPRVMILDLPPGTGDAALDVHEFFPGAAELVVTTPDPLAARVAERAGAMALATGHPLLGVVENLSYMLCEACGAESHPFGHGGGEAVAAALGSRLLARIPFQPAGEGRQDGLFAETTPAGRAYTALAGRVEEALEALEADAPGPAPAGGGAGESLVKAGDRG; via the coding sequence ATGGAGCGGAACGAGGCGCTGCGGGCGCTGGCCGGCCTGAAGGCGGACGGGGTCGACCCGCTGGCCGAGGGCTACGTCCAGGACGTGCTGATCGAGCGTCACGCCGACGGCGACCGCGTGGCGGTGCTGGTGGACGAGGTCTGGCAGGGCCGGAGACCGTCCGGGGAGGCGCTGGAGGCGATCCGCCGCCGTCTGGAGGGGCGGCCCGGAGTGGCCGGGGTCCGGGTGGTGCCGCGCAGCCGCGAGCTGGCCGAGCGCGCGCGCCAGGCGGCGCGGCCGGCCGCGCGGCCGCGGCCGCGGGTGCCCGCCGGGGCGAAGCTGCTGGCGGTGGCCAGCGGCAAGGGCGGGGTGGGCAAGTCGACGGTCAGCGTCAACCTGGCCGTCGCCCTGGCCCGCCGGGGCGTGCGCACCGCCCTCCTGGACTGCGACATCTACGGTTTCAGCGTTCCCTCGCTGATGGGTCTCGGGGGGAGTCCGGAGGTGCGGGAGGGCCGCATCGTCCCCCTGGAGGCGCACGGCGTCCAGGTGGTCTCGATGGACTTCTTCGTACGCCAGAACCAGCCGGTCATCTGGCGAGGACCGATGCTGGGAAACGCGCTCCGGCAGCTGATGGGGGAGAGCCTCTGGAGCGAGCCCCGGGTGATGATCCTCGACCTGCCACCGGGGACGGGCGACGCGGCGCTGGACGTGCACGAGTTCTTCCCCGGCGCGGCCGAGCTGGTGGTGACCACGCCCGATCCGCTGGCTGCGCGCGTCGCCGAGCGGGCCGGCGCCATGGCGCTGGCCACCGGCCACCCCCTCCTGGGCGTGGTGGAAAACCTGTCCTACATGCTCTGCGAGGCGTGCGGGGCGGAGAGCCACCCCTTCGGGCACGGCGGCGGCGAGGCGGTGGCGGCCGCCCTGGGGAGCCGGCTGCTGGCGCGCATCCCCTTCCAGCCGGCGGGGGAGGGCCGGCAGGACGGGCTCTTCGCGGAGACGACGCCGGCCGGGAGGGCTTACACGGCCCTGGCCGGCCGGGTGGAGGAGGCGCTGGAGGCGCTGGAGGCCGACGCTCCGGGCCCCGCTCCGGCGGGCGGGGGCGCCGGCGAGAGCCTGGTGAAAGCGGGGGACCGGGGATGA
- a CDS encoding DUF2249 domain-containing protein, producing MTEERRSELAEREAGAGSEARLERNRGAARKVVHHHARLLEELEARSRGLAEAPAGGWQAARQALAAWVDAELLPHARGEEATLYRRAAELPGVALLVRSLLLEHGRIGELRQVLGAAPSQGEAAALGRALLEIFRLHAEKENLFVLPPLAEDPATKLEEVLDELHALSSFSGQVLDVRPLPPAERHRLIFATWERLGPGESFLLVNDHDPVPLHYQFAAEQPGRFTWEVLEAGPRVWRVLVGRDGDGREGR from the coding sequence ATGACGGAGGAACGGCGTTCGGAGCTGGCCGAGCGGGAGGCCGGGGCGGGAAGCGAAGCCCGTCTGGAGAGAAACCGGGGGGCGGCCCGGAAGGTCGTCCACCACCACGCCCGGCTGCTGGAGGAGCTGGAGGCGCGGAGCCGCGGGCTGGCGGAGGCGCCCGCCGGCGGGTGGCAGGCGGCGCGGCAGGCGCTGGCGGCCTGGGTGGACGCCGAGCTCCTGCCCCACGCGCGCGGGGAGGAGGCGACGCTCTACCGGCGGGCGGCGGAGCTGCCAGGGGTGGCGCTCCTCGTCCGTTCGCTCCTCCTGGAGCACGGACGCATCGGCGAGCTGCGCCAGGTGCTGGGCGCCGCCCCGTCGCAAGGCGAGGCGGCCGCGCTGGGTCGCGCGCTTCTGGAGATCTTCCGGTTGCACGCCGAGAAGGAGAACCTCTTCGTCCTCCCGCCGCTGGCGGAGGATCCGGCGACGAAGCTGGAGGAGGTGCTGGACGAGCTGCACGCGCTCTCCAGCTTCTCCGGCCAGGTGCTGGACGTGCGGCCGCTGCCGCCCGCCGAGCGCCACAGGCTGATCTTCGCCACCTGGGAGCGGCTGGGGCCGGGGGAGTCCTTTCTGCTGGTCAACGACCACGACCCGGTCCCGCTCCACTACCAGTTCGCGGCCGAGCAGCCGGGCCGCTTCACCTGGGAGGTGCTGGAGGCGGGCCCCCGGGTCTGGCGGGTCCTGGTGGGGCGCGACGGCGACGGGCGGGAGGGCCGATGA
- a CDS encoding multicopper oxidase domain-containing protein yields the protein MSRPAARRPRGGVPALALALALLLLATGCDLQAPASTATGPAAGGGAATSGTSGVAPGSGRLFHGSCPPSKAEPLEVRREGAHVWVRLVAEPATVPVAAGVCYRAWTFNGQVPGPVIRLRQGDEVTFTLVNRDPEMAHSIDFHAARTPWSVNYQPVLPGQSFTFSFRAEDPGVFLYHCGVAPVIEHIANGMYGAVIVDPAAGRPPAREFVLVEGEWYASADPAALETESPAYTVFNGYADRYLDHPLRAEPGERVRFYVVNAGPNRFAYFHVIGALFDRVEMDGNPANLLQGVSGAVVGPGGAAVFETHFPEAGRYLFVNHAFADASRGATGEIDVRSGAPQEPLMP from the coding sequence ATGAGCCGGCCCGCCGCCCGGCGGCCGCGGGGAGGGGTGCCCGCCCTGGCGCTGGCCTTGGCGCTCCTCCTTCTGGCGACGGGCTGCGACCTCCAAGCGCCCGCCTCGACGGCGACCGGGCCGGCGGCCGGAGGCGGCGCGGCCACCTCCGGGACGTCCGGGGTCGCGCCCGGGTCCGGGCGCCTCTTCCACGGGAGCTGCCCCCCCTCGAAGGCCGAGCCGCTGGAGGTGCGGCGCGAGGGAGCGCACGTCTGGGTGCGCCTGGTGGCCGAGCCGGCCACGGTGCCCGTCGCCGCGGGCGTCTGCTACCGGGCCTGGACCTTCAACGGTCAGGTTCCGGGGCCGGTCATCCGACTCCGGCAGGGGGACGAGGTCACCTTCACGCTGGTCAACCGGGATCCGGAGATGGCGCACTCCATTGACTTCCACGCCGCGCGCACACCCTGGAGCGTCAACTACCAGCCCGTGCTGCCGGGGCAGAGCTTCACCTTCTCTTTCCGGGCCGAGGATCCGGGGGTCTTTCTCTACCACTGCGGGGTGGCGCCGGTCATCGAGCACATCGCCAACGGCATGTACGGGGCGGTCATCGTCGACCCCGCCGCGGGACGGCCTCCGGCGCGCGAGTTCGTCCTGGTGGAGGGCGAGTGGTACGCCTCGGCCGACCCCGCGGCGCTGGAGACGGAGTCGCCGGCCTACACCGTCTTCAACGGCTACGCCGACCGCTACCTCGACCATCCGCTGCGCGCCGAGCCGGGGGAGAGGGTCCGCTTCTACGTGGTCAACGCCGGACCCAACCGCTTCGCCTATTTCCACGTCATCGGCGCCCTCTTCGACCGGGTGGAGATGGACGGCAACCCGGCCAACCTGCTGCAGGGCGTCTCGGGGGCCGTCGTCGGGCCGGGCGGCGCGGCCGTCTTCGAAACCCACTTCCCCGAGGCCGGGCGCTACCTCTTCGTCAACCACGCCTTCGCCGACGCCTCCCGCGGCGCGACGGGGGAGATCGACGTCCGGTCCGGGGCGCCCCAAGAACCGCTGATGCCCTGA
- a CDS encoding ferredoxin: MRVTVDQEICIGCPFCESICVELFRVDGGLAFVLRDPVPPELEACAREAAEACPVGCIALHPEGEPVEERLLTSILPVEERP; encoded by the coding sequence GTGCGCGTCACCGTCGACCAGGAGATCTGCATCGGCTGCCCGTTCTGCGAGTCCATCTGCGTCGAGCTCTTCCGGGTGGACGGGGGCCTGGCCTTCGTGCTGCGCGACCCGGTGCCGCCGGAGCTGGAGGCGTGCGCCCGGGAGGCCGCCGAGGCCTGTCCCGTGGGCTGCATCGCCCTCCACCCCGAGGGCGAGCCGGTGGAGGAGCGGCTCCTGACCTCCATCCTGCCGGTGGAGGAGCGCCCGTGA